From Candidatus Methylacidiphilales bacterium:
TGGCTTCGACGGCTTTGGCGATGAGGGACTCGGCCAAAACGATCTCGATTTTCACTTTGGGGAGGAAATCAACGGTGTATTCGCTGCCGCGATAGATCTCCGTGTGGCCTTTTTGGCGGCCAAAACCCTTCACTTCCGTGACCGTGAGGCCTTC
This genomic window contains:
- a CDS encoding P-II family nitrogen regulator, with protein sequence EGLTVTEVKGFGRQKGHTEIYRGSEYTVDFLPKVKIEIVLAESLIAKAVEAIIKSAKTGKIGDGKVFIIPVEDAIRIRTEEKGEKAI